A genomic window from Macaca thibetana thibetana isolate TM-01 chromosome 16, ASM2454274v1, whole genome shotgun sequence includes:
- the PTRH2 gene encoding peptidyl-tRNA hydrolase 2, mitochondrial, protein MPSKSLVMEYLAHPSALGLAIGVACGVCLGWSLRVRFGMLPKSKTSKTHTDTESEASILGESGEYKMILVVRNDLKMGKGKVAAQCSHAAVSAYKQIQRRNPEMLKQWEYCGQPKVVVKAPDEETLIALLAHAKMLGLTVSLIQDAGRTQIAPGSQTVLGIGPGPADLIDKVTGHLKLY, encoded by the coding sequence ATGCCCTCCAAATCCTTGGTTATGGAATATTTGGCTCATCCCAGTGCACTCGGCTTGGCTATTGGAGTTGCTTGTGGCGTGTGTCTGGGCTGGAGCCTCCGAGTACGCTTTGGGATGCTCCCCAAAAGCAAGACGAGcaagacacacacagatactgAAAGTGAAGCAAGCATCTTGGGAGAGAGTGGGGAGTACAAGATGATTCTTGTGGTTCGAAATGACTTAAAGATGGGAAAAGGGAAAGTGGCTGCCCAGTGCTCTCATGCTGCTGTTTCAGCCTACAAGCAGATTCAAAGAAGAAATCCTGAAATGCTCAAGCAATGGGAATACTGTGGCCAGCCCAAGGTGGTGGTCAAAGCTCCTGATGAAGAAACCCTGATTGCATTATTGGCCCAtgcgaaaatgctgggattgacTGTAAGTTTAATTCAAGATGCTGGACGTACTCAGATTGCACCAGGCTCTCAAACTGTCCTAGGGATTGGGCCAGGACCAGCAGACCTAATTGACAAAGTCACTGGCCACCTAAAACTTTACTAG